The segment GGCCGCTGGTCCGCGATCCGCGTCGGCGGGATGCTCATCGCCGCCGGCGACGACGCGGTGGACGTGCTGCTCGAGGAGTTCCGCAACCTGCCGGACGCCGCCCGGATCTCCGCCATCGACATCTTCGGCCGGATCAAGAGCCTCCGGGCGAGCCGGCTGCTCCTCGACCTCCTGAAGGATCCCGTCGCGGACCTGCGCGCGCGCGCCGCCTACGCGCTCGGGATGATTGGGGATCCGACGAACGCGGGCGCCCTCGCCGCGTGCCTGAACGACCGGGAGTGGTCCGTGCGCGCGATGGCGGCGAAGGCCCTCGGGCGCCTCCGGGAGACGGACAGCGTCCCGGCGCTGTCGGCGGCCCTCTCGGACGCGCAATGGTGGGTGCGCGCCAACGCGGCCGAGGCCCTGAGGGGGAAGGGAGGCGCGGGGCAGGACGCCCTGCTGCACGTCCTGGACTCCGACGACCCGTATGCGGCGCAGCAGTCGGTGCAGATGCTCCAGGAGAGCGGCGTCCTCGACACCTTCGTCGGCATGCTGGTCTCGACCGCGCCGGGCGAGCAGACGCGCGCGCTCGGCATCATGGCGAAGCTCGTCAAGCTGCGCCGCACCGACCTGCTCACCGAGGTCGCGCGCGATCACCCCGACCGCATGGTCCGCCAACGGCTGGCGGCGCTGCTGGGCCTGCCGGCCCCGGTCGCGTGAGAGGAGAACGTTGAGACACATCGTCATCGACGGCGTCGTCCTCTTCAACGACTTCGTCCTGCTGTACTTCGTCGCGCTGAACGCGACGTACCTCTTCCTCTTCTTCGTCTCGCTCTTCGAGGTCCTGAAGTTCGTCAAGCGGACGTTCTTCAGCGACTACCAGCACATCCTCGCGTCGGATCTCACCTGGCCCATCTCGATTCTCGTGCCGGCGCACAACGAGGAGAAGACCATCGTCGAGACGGTTCGCTCGCTGCAGATGGTGAACTACGGCGAGTTCGAGGTCGTCATCATCAACGACGGCTCGACCGACCGGACGCTCAAGAACCTCATCGAGGCGTTCGAGCTGCGGCGGCTCGACAAGGTCTACCGGCGCTCGATTCCCACGAAGAACATCCGCGGGCTGTACGGAAACCTGATGATGCCCAACCTCGTCGTCATCGACAAGGAGAAGGGGGGCAAGTCCGACGCCCTCAACGCCGGCATCAACGTGGCGAGGTTTCCCCTCTTCTGCTCGGTCGACGCCGACTCGATCATCGAGGAGAACGCGCTGCTGCGCGTGGTGAAGCCGTTCATGGAGCACCCCCGGGAGATGGTCGCCGTCGGCGGCATCGTCCGCATCGCGAACGGCTGCTCCGTCCACGAGGGGAGGGTGACCGACATCCGGCTCCCCGACCGGGCGCTGCCGATCTTCCAGGTGGTGGAGTACCTGCGCGCCTTCCTCACCGGGCGCATCGGGTGGAGCGTGATGCGGTCGCTCCTCATCATCTCGGGGGCCTTCGGCCTGTACAAGAAGAGCGAGGTGATCCAGATCGGCGGCTACGACTCCACGTCGGATACCGAGGATCTCGAGCTGGTGGTGAGGCTCCACGAGAGCTGCCGGCGCAAGCGCGCGAAGTACCGCATCGTCTTCGTCCCCGATCCGGTCTGCTGGACCGAGGTCCCGACGAAGATGGCGGTGCTCATCCGCCAGCGGAACCGGTGGCACCGGGGCCTGCTCCAGTCCCTCTGGCGCCACAAGGCGATCCTGTTCAATCCCCGGTTCGGCATCATCGGCGCCTTCGCTTTTCCGTACTTCCTCTTCTTCGAGACCCTCGGTCCGTTCGTCGAGCTGCTCGGCTACATCGCGGTGACGATCTCGGTGATCCTCGGCATCATCAATTGGGAGTTCTTCTTCCTCTTCGCGGCCCTCGCCGTTTTCTACGGCGTCTTCCTCTCCATCGCCGCGATCCTTCTCGAGGAGATCTCCTTCCGGCGCTACCCGGGCTGGCTCGATCTGACGAAGCTCGTCGTGTACGGGATCCTCGAGAATTTCGGCTACCGCCAGATCCTCTCGCTGTCGAAGGTGCAGGCGTTCTGGCAATTCCTGCGCAATCGCCGCGGCTGGGGGGACATGCAGCGCGGCGGGTTCCGGAAACGCGGCCCCGGAGCGGCCGGAGCGGCCTAGCGGCCCGTCGCGTCGGCGCCCGATTCAGCGCGACGATCCGGCCCGCCGCGGGCGCTGTGCTAGATTGGGAGCGCTCGACGGAGGAAATCCCTCGATGACGCTCGCGACCGCACGATCGACGCTCGTCGCCCTGGCATGTACCGCGGCTCTGGCCGCCCCCGCCGCGGCGAGGACGACCACCTCCCAGCCGAAGCCCCCGGGCCCCGGGGCCGCGGCTCCGGCCCCGGCTCATAAGAGTACGCGGCGGGTTCTCTTCTCCTACACGACACTGTACGAGCACCCTCCCAAGGACAAGCAGGCCTTCGACGTCTGGGTGCCCATCCCCGTGGAGACCGAGGGGCAGAAGGTCCGCGATCTCGTCATCTACTCTCCGGGCGACGGCGGCGTCGAGACGGAGCCCGCGAACGGCAACCGGTTGACCCACTTCCACTCCGGGCCGCGCGGCGGCGTGTCGATCAACATCAACACCAGGTTCACCCTCGAGCGCGAAGAGGTCCGCCATCCCGATCTCAAGGCGAAGCCGGCCGTCGCGCCCCCGAAACCCGCGAACCTCGCGACGTACCTGAAGGGGGACCGCCTCGCGCCGATCGACGCCGACGTGAAGAGCCTCGCGTCCAAAGTCACGGCCGGCAAGGCCGCCCCGGTCGACAGGGCGCGCGCGATCTACGACTACGTCGTCCTCAACATCAAGTACGGGCGGAGCGGATCGGGCTGGGGCCAGGGCGATCTCAAGTACGCGCTCATGTCGAAGGGCGGCAACTGCACCGATCTGAACGTCGTCTTCGAGGCCCTGGCTCGCGCCTCGGGCATTCCCGCCCGCATGGTCACCGGCTTCAAGCTGCCCGTGGACGCCCCGGAGGGGAGTCTCACGGAGCACCATTGCTGGTCGGAGTTCTACCTCGACGGCCATGGGTGGATTCCGGTCGACCCGGTCGACGGCGCCGCCCCCGGCGGCCACCGCGACTACTACTTCGGAAACCTGGACGCGGATCGGATCACGTACAGCGTCGGCCGGGACATCGTCCTGTCCCCCCCTCAGGCCGGAGCCTCGATCAACTTCCTGCTCTACCCGTACGCCGAAGCCGACGGCGAGCCGCTCAGCGGTGCCGCCTACGTCTTCTCGTGGAAAGAGGGACCGCCCGCAAAGCC is part of the Acidobacteriota bacterium genome and harbors:
- a CDS encoding HEAT repeat domain-containing protein; the encoded protein is MTQPFVLSTAGVYDLVVTVLWTVSIVFLFLLLIIVVNKAWRESREGFAARRRTEMEPALFRYVMGTEPVEKFLPSGVTRRDWLVIEKIFFDLLRVARGNVNTRAREAFERLGMVDHYTKQLDSRRWWLRAEAAEKLGLMASEKPTRRLIEVMSDPMPEVRIRAAQALGGIGTPESLRPLVGALRDAGRWSAIRVGGMLIAAGDDAVDVLLEEFRNLPDAARISAIDIFGRIKSLRASRLLLDLLKDPVADLRARAAYALGMIGDPTNAGALAACLNDREWSVRAMAAKALGRLRETDSVPALSAALSDAQWWVRANAAEALRGKGGAGQDALLHVLDSDDPYAAQQSVQMLQESGVLDTFVGMLVSTAPGEQTRALGIMAKLVKLRRTDLLTEVARDHPDRMVRQRLAALLGLPAPVA
- a CDS encoding glycosyltransferase → MRHIVIDGVVLFNDFVLLYFVALNATYLFLFFVSLFEVLKFVKRTFFSDYQHILASDLTWPISILVPAHNEEKTIVETVRSLQMVNYGEFEVVIINDGSTDRTLKNLIEAFELRRLDKVYRRSIPTKNIRGLYGNLMMPNLVVIDKEKGGKSDALNAGINVARFPLFCSVDADSIIEENALLRVVKPFMEHPREMVAVGGIVRIANGCSVHEGRVTDIRLPDRALPIFQVVEYLRAFLTGRIGWSVMRSLLIISGAFGLYKKSEVIQIGGYDSTSDTEDLELVVRLHESCRRKRAKYRIVFVPDPVCWTEVPTKMAVLIRQRNRWHRGLLQSLWRHKAILFNPRFGIIGAFAFPYFLFFETLGPFVELLGYIAVTISVILGIINWEFFFLFAALAVFYGVFLSIAAILLEEISFRRYPGWLDLTKLVVYGILENFGYRQILSLSKVQAFWQFLRNRRGWGDMQRGGFRKRGPGAAGAA
- a CDS encoding transglutaminase domain-containing protein encodes the protein MTLATARSTLVALACTAALAAPAAARTTTSQPKPPGPGAAAPAPAHKSTRRVLFSYTTLYEHPPKDKQAFDVWVPIPVETEGQKVRDLVIYSPGDGGVETEPANGNRLTHFHSGPRGGVSININTRFTLEREEVRHPDLKAKPAVAPPKPANLATYLKGDRLAPIDADVKSLASKVTAGKAAPVDRARAIYDYVVLNIKYGRSGSGWGQGDLKYALMSKGGNCTDLNVVFEALARASGIPARMVTGFKLPVDAPEGSLTEHHCWSEFYLDGHGWIPVDPVDGAAPGGHRDYYFGNLDADRITYSVGRDIVLSPPQAGASINFLLYPYAEADGEPLSGAAYVFSWKEGPPAKP